A single window of Salvia splendens isolate huo1 chromosome 8, SspV2, whole genome shotgun sequence DNA harbors:
- the LOC121743731 gene encoding sulfate transporter 1.3-like: MSRIGDESADIASAASSRRHERYVHKVGKPPKQRLVDEISHTFKETFFHDDPLRPFKDQPKSKKLVLGAQAVFPIIEWGRRYKLHMLKGDIIAGLTIASLCIPQDIGYAKLANLDPQYGLYSSFVPPLIYAMMGSSRDIAIGPVAVVSLLLGSMIQAEIDPKLHKADYERLAFTATFFAGITQFVLGFFRLGFLIDFLSHAAIVGFMGGAAITISLQQLKGLLGIKTPRFTKKTDIVSVMRSVWTNANHGWNWQTIVIGVSFLAFLLTAKFIGKKKRKLFWVPAIAPLISVVLSTFFVFITHAEDDGVEIVRHIEKGINPPSLQRIFFSGTYLAKGFKIGAVAGLVALTEAVAIGRTFAAMKDYHLDGNKEMVALGTMNIVGSMTSCYVATGSFSRSAVNYMAGCKTAMSNIVMSCVVLLTLFLITPLFKYTPNAILASIIISAVVGLLDYEAMILIWKIDKFDFVACMGAFFGVVFIGVEMGLLIAVAISLAKILLQVTRPRIALLGNVPRTSVYRNIQQYPEATKISGVVIVRVDSAIYFSNSNYVRERILRILEDEEEMEKQKIHHLIIDMSPVTDIDTSGIHSMEDLHKALKKRDIGLVLTNPGQAVLDKLHASDFAEVVGDERIFLTVADAISTLVPKMQP, from the exons ATGAGTCGCATCGGAGATGAATCAGCCGACATTGCGAGCGCCGCCTCCTCCCGGCGCCACGAGCGTTACGTGCACAAGGTGGGGAAGCCGCCGAAGCAGCGGTTGGTAGACGAGATAAGCCACACCTTCAAGGAGACATTCTTCCACGACGACCCTCTCCGCCCTTTCAAGGACCAGCCCAAGTCCAAGAAGCTCGTTCTCGGAGCCCAGGCCGTTTTCCCCATTATCGAATGGGGCCGTCGCTACAAGCTCCACATGCTTAAAGGAGATATCATTGCCGGCCTCACGATTGCTAGCCTCTGCATCCCTCAGGATATCGGTTACGCCAAGCTGGCCAATTTGGATCCTCAGTATGGATTGT ATAGCAGCTTTGTTCCGCCGTTGATTTACGCCATGATGGGGAGCTCGAGGGATATAGCCATTGGGCCGGTGGCGGTGGTGTCTCTGCTGCTGGGGAGTATGATTCAAGCGGAGATCGACCCCAAGCTGCATAAGGCTGACTACGAGCGCCTTGCCTTCACCGCTACCTTTTTCGCTGGAATCACTCAGTTTGTTCTTGGTTTCTTCAG GTTGGGATTCTTGATCGACTTTCTGTCGCATGCTGCGATAGTGGGGTTTATGGGGGGCGCGGCCATTACCATCAGCCTTCAACAGCTCAAGGGTTTGCTTGGTATAAAGACCCCTCGCTTCACCAAGAAAACCGACATTGTTTCTGTCATGCGCTCCGTCTGGACTAATGCAAATCATGGG TGGAACTGGCAGACCATTGTGATAGGGGTTTCATTCTTGGCCTTTCTACTCACTGCCAAGTTTATT gggaagaagaagaggaaactCTTCTGGGTTCCGGCGATAGCTCCCTTGATCTCAGTCGTCCTCTCCACCTTCTTCGTATTCATCACTCATGCAGAAGATGACGGAGTAGAAATTGTACGACACATCGAGAAAGGCATCAACCCTCCCTCCCTCCAACGAATCTTCTTCTCCGGAACCTACCTTGCGAAAGGATTCAAGATTGGTGCCGTCGCCGGCCTTGTCGCACTAACC GAAGCTGTGGCGATCGGGAGGACATTCGCAGCCATGAAGGACTACCACTTGGACGGCAACAAGGAAATGGTGGCGTTAGGGACGATGAACATTGTCGGATCAATGACATCTTGCTATGTGGCGACAGGGTCGTTTTCGCGGTCGGCTGTGAACTACATGGCCGGATGCAAGACCGCCATGTCGAACATAGTGATGTCTTGTGTGGTGCTGCTGACTTTGTTCCTGATCACCCCTCTGTTCAAGTACACCCCAAATGCCATCTTGGCCTCCATCATTATATCGGCCGTGGTCGGCCTCTTGGACTACGAGGCCATGATTCTAATATGGAAGATCGACAAGTTTGACTTCGTTGCCTGCATGGGAGCTTTCTTTGGGGTGGTCTTCATTGGTGTTGAGATGGGACTTCTCATCGCGGTCGCCATTTCCTTGGCTAAAATCCTTCTCCAAGTCACCCGCCCGCGTATTGCTCTTCTAGGGAATGTCCCCAGAACTTCAGTTTACCGGAACATCCAGCAGTATCCGGAGGCTACTAAGATTTCTGGTGTTGTTATTGTCCGTGTTGACTCCGCCATCTACTTCTCCAACTCCAATTACGTTAGGGAAAG GATATTGAGGATtctggaggatgaggaggaaaTGGAAAAGCAGAAGATCCATCACTTGATCATCGATATGTCGC CTGTGACAGATATAGACACAAGTGGGATTCATTCCATGGAAGATCTTCACAAGGCTCTGAAAAAGAGAGATATTGGG CTTGTGTTGACGAATCCGGGGCAAGCCGTGTTGGACAAGCTGCACGCCTCCGACTTTGCTGAGGTGGTCGGAGACGAGAGGATTTTCCTTACAGTGGCGGATGCTATCTCCACTTTGGTTCCCAAAATGCAGCCTTGA
- the LOC121743055 gene encoding non-specific lipid transfer protein GPI-anchored 31, giving the protein MRSTLAATLTVFVLLAAACSAAKSAPAPAVDCSSLVLNMADCLTFVTAGSTAKKPEGTCCSGLKTVLKTDAECLCEAFRNSAQLGVTLNISKALTLPAACHVSAPSVSNCGLSIGSGSAPVLAPSAAPPSNVAETPRSSIGASEGSPAPAPASTHSAASPLAASVSLLVLAAVSFALF; this is encoded by the exons ATGAGGTCGACATTGGCAGCAACCTTAACCGTCTTCGTCCTCCTAGCGGCGGCATGCTCCGCGGCGAAATCTGCGCCGGCGCCGGCGGTGGACTGCTCGAGCCTGGTGCTGAACATGGCGGACTGCCTGACGTTCGTGACGGCGGGGAGCACCGCGAAGAAGCCGGAGGGAACGTGCTGCTCGGGGCTGAAAACGGTATTGAAAACCGACGCCGAGTGCCTCTGCGAGGCCTTCCGCAACAGCGCGCAGTTGGGGGTTACGCTCAACATCTCCAAAGCCTTGACCCTCCCCGCCGCCTGCCACGTCTCCGCCCCCTCCGTCTCTAACTGCGGCC TAAGCATCGGCTCCGGTTCTGCCCCAG TTCTGGCTCCATCGGCCGCTCCCCCGAGCAATGTAGCCGAGACCCCTCGCAGCAGCATTGGAGCTAGTGAAGGTTCTCCTGCCCCGGCACCGGCCTCTACTCACTCGGCCGCTTCCCCACTCGCGGCCTCTGTCTCCCTGCTCGTCTTAGCCGCCGTGTCGTTTGCTCTCTTCTAA